Proteins from a genomic interval of Lolium perenne isolate Kyuss_39 chromosome 1, Kyuss_2.0, whole genome shotgun sequence:
- the LOC127327224 gene encoding probable anion transporter 7, whose protein sequence is MARMKLPRRYVIVLLTFICTNVCYIERVGFSISYTVAADAINVNQANKGMILSMFYYGYVLSQIPGGWAAQRLGGRRVLLLSFLLWSLICGLIPLDPNRVVILVLSRLFVGVAQGFIFPAIHTVLAQWVPPQERSRSVSLTTSGMYLGAAGGMLFFPSLVKHMGPQSVFFVEAVLGIAWSVIWLKFSSEPPRTDLPKVSMPKVASREKIKALAGGVVAPRTVKIPWRRIIFSLPVWAIVVNNFTFHYALYVIMNWLPTYFELALKLSLQDMGSSKMLPYFNMFIFSNIGGVVADHLITKRILSVTKTRKLLNTIGFVVSAVALMAIPSFGTPSGTVICSSVALGFLALGRAGFAVNHMDVAPKFAGIVMGVSNTAGTLAGIVGVGLTGNILEAAKASNMDLTSSETWKTVFFVPGYLCIFSSVIFLIFSTGEKIFE, encoded by the coding sequence ATGGCGAGAATGAAGCTCCCAAGGCGTTATGTCATAGTACTGCTGACATTCATCTGCACTAATGTTTGTTATATTGAGCGTGTGGGTTTCTCTATTTCATACACCGTAGCAGCTGATGCAATCAATGTGAATCAAGCAAACAAGGGCATGATACTGTCCATGTTCTATTATGGTTATGTTTTGTCACAAATTCCTGGTGGATGGGCAGCTCAGAGATTGGGAGGCAGACGTGTTCTGCTGCTGTCGTTCTTGTTGTGGTCTTTGATATGCGGTCTAATTCCACTGGACCCAAACAGAGTTGTCATTCTGGTTCTTTCTCGCCTTTTTGTTGGTGTAGCACAAGGTTTCATATTTCCTGCCATTCACACAGTTCTGGCTCAATGGGTACCGCCGCAGGAGCGCTCTCGCTCGGTGTCTTTAACAACCTCAGGGATGTACCTCGGGGCAGCCGGTGGAATGCTGTTTTTTCCAAGTCTGGTGAAGCACATGGGTCCCCAATCTGTTTTCTTTGTTGAAGCAGTACTTGGAATTGCATGGTCTGTAATTTGGTTGAAGTTCTCCAGTGAGCCACCTCGCACTGACCTTCCAAAAGTTTCAATGCCAAAGGTAGCATCACGAGAGAAGATTAAGGCGCTAGCAGGTGGGGTTGTTGCACCTCGTACTGTGAAGATACCATGGCGTAGGATTATCTTCAGTCTACCTGTTTGGGCAATTGTCGTGAACAACTTCACTTTCCACTATGCCTTGTATGTTATCATGAACTGGCTGCCCACTTATTTCGAGCTTGCCCTTAAGCTTAGTCTCCAGGATATGGGATCGTCAAAGATGCTTCCCTATTTCAACATGTTTATTTTCTCCAATATTGGTGGAGTGGTTGCTGATCACCTGATTACAAAAAGGATCTTATCAGTTACCAAGACAAGGAAGCTCCTGAACACCATTGGGTTTGTTGTCTCGGCTGTTGCACTTATGGCCATTCCTTCATTCGGGACACCCTCAGGGACTGTGATCTGTTCATCAGTAGCTCTTGGTTTTCTGGCTCTAGGAAGAGCAGGTTTTGCAGTGAATCATATGGATGTTGCTCCAAAATTTGCCGGCATAGTGATGGGGGTTTCCAATACAGCTGGGACATTGGCTGGGATAGTTGGTGTTGGACTGACGGGAAATATTCTGGAGGCTGCAAAGGCTTCTAACATGGATCTAACTAGCTCCGAAACCTGGAAAACAGTCTTCTTTGTTCCAGGATACCTTTGTATTTTTAGTTCAGTCATTTTCTTGATTTTCTCAACTGGTGAGAAGATTTTCGAATAG